CATCTGGATCACACTTGACGCCTGTGCAGGACTCTTCTTTGGTGTCAATTACCGATAATTCCAATGGCTCACAATCAGCATCAGGGTACAGCTCTGTTATGATTCCATACACAGACTCTGCCTTAGCTGGAATGGGAGCTTGCATGGACACTGCAGCAGTTGTAGCACAATCTAATGACTTACCCCTTTCAAGTGACCCTTTGGCCAGTTCTGTGGGGGATTTAGATGAAAATTCGTTGTTACTGGGAGAACAAATTGAGATGCCAGAGTCCCTCTCCTTTTCACAATGGGCTCTTCACTTGCACCTTAGAGAACAGTACAAAAGCCTCACAGAGACAATTAGACAACAGTCAGAACAGGTCACTGTCATTCGCAAGCAGCTCTCAATTCAAAAAGAACTGGCTGAGCTAAGTGAGGAGCTTGAAGTACAACAAAGGCTGAAAAAACAAAATCTGAGAAACACTTTTGATGAAACAAGAGCCAGTATTCAGCAAAAGATGAGAGAGTTGCAAGAAATTCATGCACAACATATTGTTGGACCTACTTAGCTGAGTTACAATGTTttgcctttgtcttttttttccattttcaactttttgactCCAAGGAGTAAGACTTCCTAAGTTTTAGTCTaaagccagacaattttacaaTGGTGAGCAGTTCAAAAGTCAATGGGTTACAGGAGAATAGCACAAACTACACGTAAACGGATGATCACCCAACAATCCCCCAAATTACAGTAGTTATTATGTAATATTGTTAcatacctagactttcactcaacaaaacgggCACTGTGATTTGggacttaatgtctggtccctccggaaactagttagttttgttttccctcaagCCCctctcgacttcgtctcgggaaaacaaaactaactgtttccctcaggACCATACATTAATTAAGTGTATATTATTTCACTggaataattaaaataaagcaAATGCAAGTTGGTTTTACATCTTATATCACGTAAATAAATGTCCATGATGGTTTGCATGAGGTCTAAGAGTTTTTAGTCATTATTTTGTTGAGGCAACATCAAAAAAACAACACTGAATttttaaatgatattttagaataaaataacaTGTGAATTTTATTGAGCATTCTTCCTCTCCTAACTGCGAGACAAACTTTATTCCCTGTTGAAATAAATTTGTGGCATATTAAATTCTTGTAGATATTTATCATCAAAGCCAGGCATTTTTCACATTTGTTACAGTTCACCTCTAATCCAAAAGATTTTTGGCATGCCAAGACAAACATAATATTTTGTGTAACTAAAAACCAACAGTGAGGACAGTTATTTCCTCATCATCAACATCACCATCATCACCAAACTGTCACCTATACATGTactaataataatcttttgattATAAATATCAAAATGTCTACCGGTAGTTATCTTGCACAAGGCCAGACAGTAGATGACACAATGATTCCCTCAAAATTTTTAACACAAGTGTACTGCTTACTTccttaaaatataaattcagcACAAACTGGGTGTCGTCTTAATCTTTAGGAATTGAAGCTTACTTCATTAGGTTGCTTAAGCTGGAACTGAACAGTTGCAACATAACAGTATTTTTGTTGCTTGTTTGTCCACACAGTTTAAACTCTTACTAAATTCAAACAAACCTGGGTAATGCAACAACAAATTAACCCTATGATGGCACAAGTAATGCCGAAATATGCCCTTCAAAAGTTGTCTTGTGCGTCTCAAATTTGTGTCgttcattttaattttaccATCACAACATATTGGTGAtgtaaaaaaaagggaaagcatTAAATATTAATGAGTAGtaagtgattttaaaatgggAGGTTCTTACTCACTGGGTTTTAATGTATTACATCCTGCGATTGAAAATGAAGCGCAGACACATTTTTTCCACTGAATAACTGCAAACAAGCATGTACAAGAACAGCAACTTGAAAAACCTTAATCTTCTTTAAATTATATCCTTATCTCTTCTGAGTTGAGATGAGCAATAGTTTTTCATGTTCTTAAAGGGAAATAATGGAGATAATGTTTGCCATCAATTTGTTCGGAattctttcaaagaaaatgtctgtcttggaaataaatgaatttcagagAGGCATAGTTTCAGTTTCTCATCTCCCGGGTGCTGTtatcttgaataataattattattattattgttatggtTAGCCTATTGTGTTGTACACAAATCCTTTTTGTATAATAACAGTAGGGCAGCCataataagttttttttttttctgatgaacacatttttcaaaaaatctgATTGCTAACATAATTTCCTCTggtttaaaggggctgtgtcatggCAGTGCGGTTCATTTTGTGTCGTTTTACCATTTACTAACCCCTTTTCACTATACAACTCAATGTGCTGAacatatatttgaaaaaaatctgattGCTAACATAATTTCCTCTGATCAAAGGGGCTGTCATGGcagtgcagttcattttgtgtCGTTTTACCATTTGCTCACCCCTTTTCACTATACAACTCAATGTTAACTCAGAAATTACTTCTAAACAACACAAACCAAAgctttttgacaaaaaaatggcTGTTGAACATACACAAttaaagttacaaacaacagagatcaactttgaaaaactgtaaggctgaacagttttcaaaaacgccCAAAcacaatccattttaatcttcttcactTCTGCCCATCCctgcctccttttgtatttgctggtTTATTCAAACATTCCATCAATGTCCtaagtagttattttttttttaagttttgcttgatttggttgccagtttcaagtggctgaatttggctaaatttcatGACACAGCTCCTTCCACCTTTAagttattcatttttattttttattttattattttaataactttgccagtcaagctggcagagcgccacaacagcttgcgccaattactgtggccccttttttaccctcccaaccatgatacacaacagaagacagaccacaaaacCGGGAACTATGTGCcttactcttagcgacaagtgtgtggtttcttttacatcccacaggattattaacattgaagggttgtaaTACGGGACCTCCCGCTTatcgttcttatccgagaagacttgaaagtctaaccatttgcagatgtagttacatcggcagcactttctcctcagttatttaaagaccctgagtgttggtccggccggagttgaactcgcgacctcccgcgtgacagtccggtgctcaaccaactgagccttTTGGAGAAAGGGAAGTTAGAGGTTCCTTTTAAATGCGTAAACCTAGAGGGGAATTTTTAACCATTACATTGAATCGCTTATCCCTATGAAGACTACAGCTGGAAGCTCCTCTTCAGTAAATACAACTATTCATTAACCCACTGGAAAATATTATTAACttaattaatgttaatgttgAGAAAAACTTTCCAAAATTTAGCTGGTTGATTCTCATtaagagaaaatggaaatgcCTGTACAAAAATCGGCTGGGTCTGAAATTAAGCAACTAACTGCAAGCAACATCAATCGGTCTTGTTCCAAATTTTATTATCTACAAGAAGACTTGCACCTGTTTTGCTGCCACTCTCTCATTCTGTTTAAATAGGAATCTCTTATATAAGACCCCTGATATAAGGAttgaccaaaattttaagaacatcgTAAGACCATATGAGAGTCAGTCAAGTACatctccagtttcttttacaTTGGTTTgcatgtatttacatgtaattcatcCCTGAGTTTGAGACATTTTTCATCCAGAGATAaatatgatgataataatgatttcAGTGAACCTGAATATTATTATTCAGGTTTACTGAAATCATTAGCATTTGAAGAATATTTTTCAGGGCCAAATGGCATAAGATGTGAACTctcaaagttttatttttcttataaaaaagagtGTACTCAAATTATCTTATCATGATGTTAGCAGAAATTTGACATGGAAGAAGCTTCTGAATCAGCAGATGACTCTCCAACAATTCCAACATTGCTGCCAACTTCTAAGAGTAAATTGCTCCACTCTATGAGCTTCTTAATCATCTTCAATTGCTTCTCTTGCTTCCTAATTTGTTCAGCTATTTTCTTATACTCCTCTAGCAACTTCACATGTCTGGTAAGTTGCGCCCTGGACATGCCAGATGGAATTTTCACATTTTCCAGCCAAGAAAGATGTTCATCACTTTGTTCTTCATCTGATGCAAATTGAAGATCACTTTCTGTGTGCAAAATTTCCATCAACCGGTCACTGGGATATTGCATAAGGGATTTAATAACACGAGGCATAAAGATGGATTTCTTACTTTCCCTCTCCTCATAAGAAGAGGTACCCTCATTTTCAACCTCGCTCTCCTTCAATTGATCTGGTTTTCCCGTTGTCACATCCCTTATGCACACTGGTGATGACGGCCAGCTACAAATGGGAGACAATGGCTCAGCTCCAAAACCTCCATTCCTGGCTGAaatgattctgttgaaatattcACGATCATGTTCtagtgttttgttttgcttagcACAGACTTCTTCAAAATTCACAACTGTAGCAGTACCAGCAATTGATTCCGGCTTAGAGTTCCACTGATTGTAAGAGATGTAACAGGTACTTCGAAGCCACACCCAGGACTGGCCTTTGGTAAGATGTCTGTAGTAGCAAGTTGTCACTTTTCCTAATCGAATTAAAATCCTATGGTATTGAGCTAGGTGAAGTAACTCATCAGGGCTACAGTATTCGTAGAAAGAGGTTCCTAACACCTCAAATGGAAGAAAGCCGATAACAGAAGATGCCCTATGATCTACATGGACATATTTCCAATCCATGGTAAGCCGATAAGAGAATTGTTTTTCCTGGCAATCAGCATTAATAACAATGCGGTCCGGTTGAGGTTGGTGGAGAACTTTGCCAATAATGAttattagcttcttttgttcacCCTCGTTATAATTGGCAGTTGGAATAACCGTTGTTTTGCAATCCACAACTTTCTTTGATATCTCGGAGTACTGATTACCACAAATTATCTGAAACTGAAACGAGTTATTACCGACGGTTACGTTGATTTCACGATTGAAAGCCGAAAGCATCTCCGACCATATCCTCAACGAATCGCTGTGGTCCATATATCTATAGAGACTCGTACCTTCTAATTCATCGGGAAGGTAACCCAGCAAAGGCAGAACGCTTTGAGAGGCAAACATAATGTGTCCGTCATTGTTGAGAGAGAGTACAAATGAATCTAAGGCCTCCAACATGATCAAGTTAAATTCTCCATCTGTGGTAAATGAAGGCTGCCAACTTGCAGTGTGCCGGCTGGCATCCGGCCGTGTTCGGACGCGTGATTGGTGATTCTCCAAGAAATTTATAGCATGCTTGAGTACTGTTGTCTTGTCGAGTTTTCGCGGCTCATTCTTGTTTGAAACGATACCCGCTAGTTGCTGTAAAAGGATGTTAAACCGGTCTCTGCGCTTTTTCTCGTTCAAATTTCGACTGGAGCGTTTCAAATCGCCTTCACCTTCGATTTCTTCATCGTCGTCCTTTTCCATTGTCACCTAAACTGAACTTATTTCCGTTTACATTCAACATTTTAGCTCGTTGTCGATACTTTGCTAATCGACGAATTCATATATACAATATAGCAATCCATAACGACTAACGTGACTACATAATGCCCAACCGGATGGTAAGCTACGCATATGATGAAAATTCGTTACCAACCAAAAAAACGTGACTTTCCTCCCCAGCAGGGTGGGGTGGAATCATGTATCGTTTCCCCAAAAATTTTCCTTTCCAATCATTACACCAACCGGGTATTTGTCAATTTTCGATATCGTTGATAAAGAAACCATTGAATCTATCTGTTATCTGTCCTACGTCACCAAGGAGTACCATGATTATTTTCAACCATGAAAcacgatgtttttttttttccttataatTCCAACTTTCTCTCACGTGTTCCGACACGTTGTCGTTCGTTCTTTGTTTGTGTGTTCTGCAGAGCGCACACTCTTCAGGAAACAATTAAAGTGACACCCGGTGAGATCCAGCTCCCCCATTTTAACCTTTGTAATGCACTACGTATCATACTTTCTCGTTAAATAGTCAGTCTCTAGCGAAAAGACACGTGTTGTTAAGACCGACAAAGGGTGCCAATTTTTTTGTGATGGAAGATGTGTGAAACTGTGGAAGGGAGGAAAGATCACTGCAGTTTATGAGAAAACTTGAGCAGTTatgaagaaaatgaagatttctttggtttttcttCATAAGCGGTCTTGATAAACTGCAGTGAGATATCACGGATGGACCGTGGGAGATCCAGGTACTAGATGCCCAAGCATGACGTGATCAGACGCACTTACATacgagggtctcaatggggggggtctctttgacggttgacggttaaaaataagtcgttttgacggttgacggttaaattttaggtcatttgacggttgacggttcatttttcggaatgacgtttatcatacgaatttaaagcacaaatttgactataacttttaataaaacgatatgttttttctcatatttgaatactggatttaatcctataatttgttcactaaaaataaggttatcggtcttcaactatggcaactatgtgtattattagcgtaattacatcacctcccttaccgctggacgtattaaggacggtgcctactattgttattgcgcatacgttctgggcatctccagatactcggatttcctatcagtgatgcttactaatacagggatatttttgcgcggtttaaaactatccggaaaaagtagatcttactaagtactcttggtatccaaaaagaaaactgggggtaaccatgcattttggagagataattaagcttcaatttgagaaagaacgccatacattgctttgtattttgaggctttttacaaatattattcatgacttatctttgaaaaatgcgtggttacccccatttttgtttttggatttcaatatacttgttaagatctacatttcctgcataatcacacacctgggcaaaaatatctttaattagtaggcaccgtccttaagcgccTGCTCTaccaattggtgtacttgtatgagtagtcgtattaggatcttaaaggctttttcatcagagatcaaatctcaccgatCCTTTTATCTGTCTacccgatcttgttatggcatttctgtgttctacaatctcctctcattctgtttcatcaaactcactgtacgagtcactttcaaattcatccatctggaaaggttcaggctcggtgccgatgagaacttggggaattttttcgtcactgaCAAAAGTGACAACCGAACAGGCAGATGACGTTATAAACTCTTCGCGCAGCTATCTGAAAAAGAAAGCTCGCtccatgttccagtttttggcttctcgtacacagctggtggaagagcgcctgctttgtcttttgttgtctcgcttcgaacggttctctgcctcactggtctgtaatgttctgctcattctttcatggtgatttccaaaaatatgccaaacaatgttgactctgtcattgctaacgaagcccttcagcaaactagttcgccgtcatgcagtcctcgtttattcgtttaatttttcagtacccttgcaacccactactacaaaacgccttgttataaaagagaccattatgacgttatcataatgggggtttatggcaaggtttttgtttaaacagtggcACGCATGCTCAGGCGGGAGGTACCTCGTGGTTCACGTTTTTCGGtaccttgttttgtactgtcttcagtgactgaaatgcgcgctttgtatctttcgatcggtttttcctcccctcttcgatatatgctaatgaccgccttcacaatactcgacatcgtgctttgtaagagcaaacgaacagcgatagcgaggtcatgtgaagtgacccgtgaagactgacctttgacgacaccggaagtgttaaccgacggaagtcagttctgtcactagccggttttacttgagactaaaaagtaaaaatatgtatttctgtgatatattaaaacgatcaattattaacagcatgacttgaccccatttaagtcaatcggtctcgatcgtttaaggatatgcgagaaatttgacggctaattttggctcgctcatttgacggtaGCCTGCGAATACAACCGCCTCTCATCGCTCACCGCCGCTTGGGCCGTTCAGCGTTCTCTCGCTGAACGGCCTAAGCGGCGGTGAGCGATGAGAggcggctgtattcgcaggctaatttgacggttgacggtaaaaatattccgtttttgacggttgacggttaagttttgggccatttgacggttgacggttaaccccattgagaccctcacaTACCGTCCATATGGACAAGTGGAATGGACTAGTGATGCACGATGCACTACCTAAAATGGAC
The genomic region above belongs to Montipora capricornis isolate CH-2021 chromosome 8, ASM3666992v2, whole genome shotgun sequence and contains:
- the LOC138059231 gene encoding circadian locomoter output cycles protein kaput-like; protein product: MEKDDDEEIEGEGDLKRSSRNLNEKKRRDRFNILLQQLAGIVSNKNEPRKLDKTTVLKHAINFLENHQSRVRTRPDASRHTASWQPSFTTDGEFNLIMLEALDSFVLSLNNDGHIMFASQSVLPLLGYLPDELEGTSLYRYMDHSDSLRIWSEMLSAFNREINVTVGNNSFQFQIICGNQYSEISKKVVDCKTTVIPTANYNEGEQKKLIIIIGKVLHQPQPDRIVINADCQEKQFSYRLTMDWKYVHVDHRASSVIGFLPFEVLGTSFYEYCSPDELLHLAQYHRILIRLGKVTTCYYRHLTKGQSWVWLRSTCYISYNQWNSKPESIAGTATVVNFEEVCAKQNKTLEHDREYFNRIISARNGGFGAEPLSPICSWPSSPVCIRDVTTGKPDQLKESEVENEGTSSYEERESKKSIFMPRVIKSLMQYPSDRLMEILHTESDLQFASDEEQSDEHLSWLENVKIPSGMSRAQLTRHVKLLEEYKKIAEQIRKQEKQLKMIKKLIEWSNLLLEVGSNVGIVGESSADSEASSMSNFC